A genomic region of Pirellulales bacterium contains the following coding sequences:
- a CDS encoding lysophospholipid acyltransferase family protein — translation MLYRLFRQLTRLALHLFFRRIDVEGRSNVPPAGPVLIVPNHTNAFVDPLVIITALRRPIMVTAKSALARNPLLRWLMSALRVVTFQRPQDAGQEGTDQRHNVRSMQRCREMLAAGAAVCIFPEGVSHSDPKLREFKAGAAKIALDFLRKDGNPGRLQIVPVGLLYTEKDRMRSDIWLRFGAPIDLERWLKDHPDGAHGNIDALTKEIRQRVERLTLNFETRRESAILNWAAEIVATGGESPLALGRAEPSPADFFQLTARVRAGYQSLLPESRDELDRLSKQIRRYRAELRRRGIGAPEVYLPIHFGRALLFLVREMELIVVGAPMALVGAATHAVPYWTVRQLARRLSKDKDHWASNVIYPGLVVFPLYYLIAYSAAWLLLPAFWAVLFSVAMPYTGYYALLYGNRFSIALRRCRTFLYFLFHRSVQQRLAAEGREIIAHIRALAQRADARQPEPRDHAQSQILPQHP, via the coding sequence ATGCTCTACCGGCTGTTTAGACAACTGACTCGCTTGGCGCTGCATCTGTTCTTTCGACGCATCGACGTCGAGGGACGGAGCAATGTGCCGCCGGCCGGACCTGTGCTGATCGTGCCAAACCACACGAATGCGTTCGTCGATCCGCTCGTGATCATTACGGCGCTGCGGCGGCCGATCATGGTGACGGCCAAGAGCGCGTTGGCTCGAAATCCGCTGCTGCGATGGCTGATGTCGGCGCTGCGGGTCGTCACTTTCCAGCGCCCGCAGGATGCCGGCCAGGAGGGAACCGACCAGCGGCACAATGTGCGCAGCATGCAGCGCTGCCGCGAAATGCTCGCGGCCGGTGCCGCAGTTTGCATTTTTCCCGAAGGCGTCAGTCATTCCGATCCCAAATTGCGAGAATTCAAAGCCGGGGCAGCGAAGATTGCGCTCGATTTTCTGCGCAAGGATGGAAACCCCGGCCGGTTGCAAATTGTCCCGGTTGGATTGCTCTACACCGAGAAAGATCGCATGCGCTCCGACATCTGGCTGCGATTCGGGGCGCCCATCGATCTCGAACGCTGGCTGAAGGATCATCCCGACGGCGCTCACGGCAACATCGACGCGCTCACCAAAGAAATCCGCCAGCGCGTCGAGAGGCTGACGTTGAATTTCGAAACGCGTCGCGAATCGGCGATCCTGAACTGGGCGGCCGAAATTGTCGCCACCGGCGGCGAGAGCCCGCTGGCTCTGGGGCGTGCCGAGCCGTCGCCGGCGGATTTCTTCCAGCTCACGGCGCGGGTCCGGGCCGGTTATCAATCCCTGCTGCCGGAAAGCCGCGACGAACTCGACCGACTGTCGAAACAGATCCGGCGATACCGGGCCGAGCTTCGCCGCCGCGGAATCGGGGCGCCCGAGGTGTATTTGCCGATCCACTTCGGCCGAGCGTTGCTGTTTCTGGTGCGCGAGATGGAATTGATCGTGGTCGGGGCGCCGATGGCGCTGGTCGGCGCGGCGACCCATGCCGTGCCCTATTGGACCGTGCGGCAACTGGCACGGCGGCTGTCGAAAGACAAGGATCATTGGGCGTCGAACGTGATCTATCCGGGGCTGGTAGTTTTCCCGCTCTACTATCTGATCGCGTATTCGGCGGCGTGGCTTCTTCTGCCAGCTTTTTGGGCCGTGTTGTTCAGTGTCGCCATGCCGTACACCGGATACTACGCGTTGCTCTACGGCAATCGCTTTTCGATCGCACTTCGCCGGTGTCGGACGTTTCTGTATTTTCTTTTCCACCGGTCCGTTCAACAGCGACTTGCCGCCGAGGGGCGCGAGATCATTGCGCATATCCGGGCGTTGGCGCAGCGGGCCGACGCCCGACAGCCGGAGCCGCGAGATCACGCGCAATCGCAGATATTGCCCCAACATCCGTAG
- a CDS encoding DNA polymerase IV → MILIMILHVDMDAFYASVEERDNPALVGQPVIVGGSAKSRGVVAAANYEARKFGVHSAMASVRARRLCPHAVVLKPRIDYYATVSRQIREIFEQFTPLVEPLSLDEAFLDVAGSETLFGPAQEIGRQVKQRIRSELGLVASVGAAPNKFVAKIASDLQKPDGFVVVQTCDVQSFLDPLPVGRLWGVGKITGQVFERLAIRTIGQLRQLPLATLNELFGASGEHYWRLAHGIDDRPVVPDREAKSVSNETTFAEDISDPEVLRAWLVELVEQVARRLRRHAIKGHTVELKVRFADFKTISRSLTLAEPTNITQELLEAGIELLTARLPLGHLPVRLLGFGVSNIDDSGTSQQQLFDASDRERHRELDRIADRITAKFGKRAIRRGMGLDRGAPKR, encoded by the coding sequence GTGATTCTGATCATGATTCTGCACGTCGATATGGATGCCTTTTACGCCTCGGTCGAGGAGCGCGACAACCCGGCGCTCGTCGGCCAGCCCGTCATCGTCGGCGGGTCGGCGAAAAGTCGCGGGGTCGTGGCGGCCGCGAACTACGAGGCCCGCAAGTTTGGCGTCCATAGCGCGATGGCCTCGGTCCGCGCGCGGCGGCTTTGCCCTCACGCGGTCGTCCTCAAGCCGCGAATCGATTACTACGCCACGGTGTCGCGGCAGATTCGCGAAATCTTCGAGCAGTTCACTCCATTGGTCGAGCCGCTGTCGCTCGACGAAGCATTCCTCGATGTCGCCGGCAGCGAAACTCTGTTCGGCCCTGCTCAAGAAATCGGCCGGCAAGTCAAACAGCGAATCCGCTCCGAACTCGGGCTCGTGGCATCGGTCGGCGCGGCTCCGAACAAGTTCGTGGCCAAGATCGCGAGCGACCTCCAAAAACCAGACGGCTTCGTGGTCGTCCAGACCTGCGACGTGCAAAGCTTTCTCGATCCGCTGCCGGTCGGCCGACTCTGGGGCGTCGGAAAAATCACCGGCCAGGTCTTCGAGCGACTGGCGATCCGCACAATCGGGCAATTGCGACAATTGCCGCTCGCCACGCTCAACGAATTGTTTGGTGCTTCCGGCGAGCACTATTGGCGACTGGCGCACGGCATCGACGACCGGCCGGTCGTGCCCGACCGCGAGGCCAAATCCGTCTCGAACGAAACCACGTTCGCCGAAGACATCTCCGACCCGGAAGTGCTGCGGGCCTGGCTGGTCGAACTCGTCGAGCAGGTTGCCCGACGATTGCGGCGACACGCGATTAAGGGCCACACAGTCGAATTGAAAGTGCGGTTTGCCGATTTCAAGACGATCTCGCGATCGCTCACCCTGGCGGAGCCGACGAACATCACCCAAGAACTACTGGAGGCGGGCATCGAACTGTTGACGGCACGCTTGCCTTTGGGACATCTTCCGGTGCGACTCTTGGGCTTCGGCGTAAGCAACATCGATGACTCCGGCACGTCTCAGCAACAACTGTTCGATGCGTCCGACCGGGAGCGTCATCGCGAACTCGATCGCATCGCGGATCGAATCACGGCGAAGTTCGGCAAGCGGGCAATTCGCCGCGGTATGGGTCTCGATCGGGGCGCGCCTAAACGCTGA
- a CDS encoding FtsX-like permease family protein, whose amino-acid sequence MRFVSIIWKNIYRRKTRSLLTICGLGVAVATVVSLVGISESFQRHFINLYIARGIDIIVQRYGVQAELSVSLPEELGDRIRTVPHVSGVIGGLMDEISLDDFGLPAVFVDGWPNSSPLFDEVTFSVGRRLHTGDFHKLIIGQSLAEKTGKKVHDTLKIYGDKYEILGIFRSNNVFDDGSMVTMLPDLQEALNRPHQVTGFIVRTDLPKVPSPERTAAINQIQKQIETLEPGVAAEEMHSFVKNVGPIRSAQALALVVSAIALALGGIGMLNTMIMSVYERIREIGTLRAVGWRKYQVVRLILVEALVLSVAGAILGSLAAGVMTIGLSHLPAASGFIASDIAPLVIIEGCLAALVVGVGSAVYPAIWGASLSPVEALRRK is encoded by the coding sequence ATGCGTTTTGTCTCGATCATCTGGAAGAACATTTATCGCCGCAAAACGCGGTCGTTGCTGACGATTTGCGGCCTCGGCGTGGCGGTCGCCACGGTTGTTTCGCTGGTGGGCATTTCGGAAAGCTTCCAGCGGCACTTTATCAATCTCTACATCGCCCGCGGTATCGACATCATTGTGCAGCGCTATGGCGTGCAGGCCGAATTGAGCGTGAGCCTGCCCGAAGAGCTCGGCGATCGCATTCGCACAGTGCCGCACGTTAGCGGCGTGATCGGCGGCCTGATGGACGAAATCTCGCTCGACGATTTTGGATTGCCGGCCGTGTTTGTCGATGGCTGGCCCAACAGTTCGCCGTTGTTCGACGAAGTGACATTCAGCGTCGGTCGCCGCCTGCATACCGGCGATTTCCATAAGCTGATTATCGGTCAATCGCTGGCGGAAAAGACCGGCAAGAAAGTCCACGACACGCTAAAAATCTATGGCGATAAGTACGAAATCCTTGGCATTTTCCGCAGCAACAACGTGTTCGACGACGGCTCGATGGTCACCATGCTGCCCGACCTGCAAGAGGCGCTGAATCGGCCCCATCAGGTCACCGGTTTCATCGTCCGCACCGATTTGCCCAAGGTGCCCAGCCCCGAGCGAACGGCCGCGATCAACCAGATCCAAAAGCAAATCGAAACGCTCGAGCCGGGCGTGGCGGCCGAGGAAATGCACAGCTTCGTCAAGAATGTCGGGCCGATCCGTTCGGCACAAGCCCTGGCGCTTGTCGTATCGGCAATCGCCCTCGCCCTTGGCGGGATTGGCATGCTGAACACGATGATCATGTCGGTTTACGAACGCATACGCGAAATCGGAACGCTGCGGGCCGTCGGATGGCGGAAATATCAGGTCGTGCGGCTGATTCTCGTCGAAGCCCTGGTGCTTAGCGTGGCCGGGGCGATTCTCGGCTCGCTTGCCGCGGGGGTGATGACGATCGGGTTGAGCCACCTGCCGGCAGCATCTGGATTCATCGCCAGCGACATTGCACCGCTTGTGATTATCGAAGGCTGCTTGGCCGCCCTCGTGGTCGGCGTCGGCAGCGCCGTTTACCCGGCGATTTGGGGCGCGAGCCTCAGCCCGGTGGAAGCGCTCCGCCGGAAATAG
- a CDS encoding PEP/pyruvate-binding domain-containing protein translates to MNLVVFFDQAEAGLGSLVGGKGSNLHVLSAAGFPVPPGFVVTAAAYDTFLRCADWLDKELATVDFDHPDRLCTQCAELRQRLSRIELPAPVRESLRAAVGRLDHADNDAFAVRSSSTFEDLAQASFAGQHDTYLNIRGADSICRRVRDCFVSLWGDRAVAYRHHQGFSQREARMAVVVQRQIECDVAGVGFSINPISGRFDRMLLNANYGLGESVVSGECEVDQFELEKETLAVSHRSIGHKEHMVMPAKPRAEGGAPGATANGQNCGDVTNAEVPAELADVPCLSDAQVLAVGQLLKKVESHYGWPQDIEWGLKDGTIYLLQSRPVTTVEPRWTRDESAERFPIAITPLCWDFISVAFRRSLAHSLRLMGLPPFRGDWFAVFDNYVYGNQSLVQLVASYRPLRARSIAELVGEIPELRTRYAWVLDLPVEWARDLDRYLVRLGRLTAVSLDGASVQEIWRHVNEALDVASDYFLPNIAISMTQSFLHRMLHALVGMAAGDERALGLVDGLLAGCETKTAQVNREIHGLAKLARQIPALEPLLVNQSSREIWDRGELSPFPEFGQRFERFLDDHGHREIDMDYYCPTWAAQPWVVIDSIALLLRGDEGDDPDETAHAHRQRYFATEHQFLSAVPEPLRFFFRELIRLTRTYTVLDDLEHYETTRINPIARRAAIALGGRLQDAGILDAPDDVFFFSKEDLEKLVADFPKVERAIYRRMAYDGKRSYEGSLRQSAPWTPGQPAAPAETGANNAMLRGLPGSPGRVTGPCFHVHSPADFARFPKRAILVARTTNPAWTSLFYTAAGLITESGGPLSHGAVTAREMKLPAVMSVRGAMSALQSGQVVTVDGTQGIVEVGDDA, encoded by the coding sequence ATGAATCTCGTGGTATTCTTCGACCAAGCGGAGGCCGGCTTGGGATCGCTCGTCGGCGGCAAGGGGAGCAATTTGCACGTGCTCAGCGCCGCTGGCTTTCCTGTGCCGCCGGGGTTCGTGGTCACCGCCGCGGCCTACGACACATTTCTTCGTTGTGCCGACTGGCTGGACAAGGAACTAGCGACCGTCGATTTCGACCATCCGGATCGACTGTGCACGCAGTGTGCCGAGTTGCGCCAGCGGCTTTCACGCATCGAACTGCCGGCGCCGGTTCGAGAATCGCTTCGGGCTGCGGTGGGCCGGCTGGACCACGCCGACAACGACGCGTTCGCCGTCCGATCGTCGTCCACTTTCGAAGACCTCGCGCAGGCCTCCTTTGCCGGCCAGCACGACACCTATCTGAACATCCGCGGTGCCGATTCAATCTGCCGGCGGGTGCGCGATTGCTTTGTCTCGCTGTGGGGCGACCGGGCCGTGGCCTACCGGCACCATCAGGGGTTCTCGCAGCGCGAAGCTCGCATGGCCGTCGTCGTGCAGCGGCAAATCGAGTGCGACGTGGCCGGCGTCGGGTTTTCGATCAACCCGATTTCAGGCCGATTCGACCGCATGCTGCTCAACGCCAACTACGGACTGGGCGAGTCGGTGGTGTCAGGCGAGTGCGAAGTGGATCAATTCGAACTGGAGAAGGAGACGCTCGCAGTATCGCACCGCAGCATCGGCCATAAGGAGCACATGGTAATGCCGGCGAAGCCTCGAGCGGAGGGCGGGGCGCCCGGCGCGACGGCGAACGGGCAAAATTGCGGCGATGTCACAAATGCCGAGGTGCCAGCGGAGTTGGCCGATGTGCCGTGCTTATCCGACGCGCAAGTGCTGGCGGTCGGCCAGTTGCTCAAAAAAGTCGAATCGCACTACGGCTGGCCACAGGATATCGAATGGGGCTTGAAAGACGGGACGATCTATCTGCTTCAATCGCGGCCCGTGACGACGGTGGAACCGCGCTGGACGCGCGACGAATCGGCCGAACGATTCCCGATCGCGATCACGCCGCTCTGCTGGGATTTCATCAGCGTGGCGTTTCGGCGGTCACTTGCCCATTCGTTGCGCCTTATGGGGCTGCCGCCGTTTCGCGGCGATTGGTTCGCGGTGTTCGACAATTATGTATACGGCAACCAGAGCCTGGTGCAACTCGTGGCTTCCTATCGGCCGCTGCGTGCGCGGAGCATTGCCGAGCTTGTCGGCGAGATTCCCGAACTGCGAACGCGCTATGCCTGGGTGCTCGATTTGCCAGTCGAATGGGCCCGCGACCTCGATCGTTATTTGGTGCGACTCGGGCGGCTGACGGCCGTTTCGCTCGACGGCGCGAGCGTTCAAGAAATCTGGCGGCATGTCAACGAGGCACTCGATGTCGCCAGCGACTATTTTTTGCCGAACATCGCCATCTCGATGACGCAGAGCTTCTTGCATCGGATGCTGCACGCGCTGGTGGGCATGGCCGCGGGCGACGAACGCGCGCTGGGCCTTGTCGATGGGCTATTGGCCGGCTGCGAGACTAAGACTGCCCAAGTGAATCGAGAAATTCATGGTTTGGCAAAACTGGCTCGCCAAATTCCGGCGCTGGAACCGCTCTTGGTGAACCAAAGTTCTCGCGAAATCTGGGATCGCGGTGAGCTATCGCCATTTCCCGAGTTCGGCCAGCGCTTCGAGCGATTTCTCGACGATCACGGGCATCGCGAGATCGACATGGATTATTATTGTCCCACGTGGGCCGCCCAGCCTTGGGTGGTGATCGATTCGATCGCATTGCTGCTGCGCGGCGACGAAGGAGACGATCCCGACGAAACGGCCCACGCTCATCGGCAGCGCTACTTCGCGACGGAGCACCAATTTCTATCGGCCGTTCCGGAACCGTTGCGGTTTTTCTTCCGCGAACTGATTCGGCTCACGCGCACCTACACCGTGCTCGACGATCTGGAGCACTACGAAACCACGCGCATCAATCCGATCGCCCGCCGGGCGGCGATCGCACTCGGCGGCAGGTTGCAGGATGCCGGCATCCTGGATGCGCCCGACGATGTGTTTTTCTTCAGCAAGGAGGACCTCGAGAAGCTGGTCGCGGATTTCCCAAAAGTCGAGCGCGCCATCTATCGCCGGATGGCATACGACGGCAAACGGTCGTATGAAGGATCGCTGCGGCAATCGGCGCCGTGGACGCCGGGCCAACCGGCCGCCCCGGCGGAGACGGGCGCCAACAACGCCATGCTCCGCGGTTTGCCCGGAAGCCCGGGCCGTGTGACCGGCCCGTGTTTTCACGTCCACAGTCCGGCCGACTTCGCACGTTTTCCGAAGAGAGCGATCCTTGTCGCCCGAACCACAAATCCGGCGTGGACCTCGCTGTTTTACACGGCCGCCGGACTAATCACCGAAAGTGGCGGGCCATTATCGCACGGCGCGGTTACGGCGCGCGAAATGAAATTGCCCGCGGTGATGTCGGTCCGCGGCGCGATGTCGGCGTTGCAAAGCGGTCAAGTGGTCACGGTCGACGGCACGCAGGGAATTGTCGAAGTCGGCGACGACGCTTGA
- a CDS encoding shikimate kinase, which yields MGGWRTIMAGMPTLESSRHSKLPSRIRLIGYRGTGKSAVAQALALRLGWDWVDADVELELRAGKSIAQIFSDDGEPAFRDLENAILAELAARERTVLATGGGVVMRAGNCKLLRDRAAVVWLKARPETILNRLSNDWTTVSRRPNLTTGGLDEIREMLDNRTPLYRECADFAVDTDEKTVAEVAGEILDQLPAPATDVDL from the coding sequence ATGGGCGGTTGGCGAACCATAATGGCGGGCATGCCAACGCTTGAATCGAGTCGCCATTCGAAACTGCCCTCGCGGATCCGGTTGATCGGGTATCGGGGGACCGGGAAATCGGCCGTGGCGCAGGCGCTCGCGCTGCGGCTGGGGTGGGATTGGGTCGATGCCGATGTCGAATTGGAACTGCGCGCCGGAAAATCGATCGCACAGATTTTTTCCGACGACGGAGAACCGGCGTTTCGCGATCTGGAAAACGCCATCCTTGCGGAGCTGGCCGCGCGGGAGCGAACTGTGCTTGCCACCGGCGGCGGAGTGGTAATGCGGGCCGGGAATTGCAAGCTGCTGCGCGATCGGGCGGCGGTGGTGTGGCTGAAAGCGCGGCCGGAAACGATATTAAATCGCTTGTCGAACGACTGGACCACGGTCTCGCGGCGGCCCAATCTCACGACCGGCGGCTTGGACGAAATCCGTGAGATGCTCGACAACCGCACACCGCTTTACCGCGAATGCGCCGATTTCGCAGTGGATACCGATGAAAAGACCGTTGCCGAAGTGGCCGGCGAAATTCTTGACCAACTCCCCGCCCCGGCAACCGATGTAGACTTGTAG
- a CDS encoding phosphatase PAP2 family protein has translation MPPHISRRFLHSYPSDRILLGLLVLAAGVNAAALPGGAAGLRDLLAMHVGLLFGFGACVLAMRRWEQAWWVPWLRPAATVVVIFTLYTSLGTLGIAAMPYLADSALSRIDTKMLGFNPTFALQRFQTPGVVEFFSFIYAAFIPYIDLSLFLGCLGRPPGERDEFLTGWVLTYAISYLGYIFIPAHGPGAYHASEYHVALSGGMFYDIVVRGTELSGGFQGVFPSLHVGGSVYLCLFDLKTNRLRGLTYLPIVVLIYGATLMLRYHYVIDLIAGTLLAAVCVPLSRRIVLHWMRRREAARLPALPGGETDALPAV, from the coding sequence ATGCCGCCGCACATTTCTCGCCGTTTCTTGCATTCGTATCCGAGCGATCGCATTCTCCTCGGTCTGCTCGTTTTGGCTGCCGGCGTAAACGCCGCCGCGTTGCCGGGCGGTGCGGCGGGATTGCGCGATCTGTTGGCCATGCATGTCGGATTGCTCTTTGGCTTTGGGGCGTGTGTCTTGGCGATGCGACGCTGGGAACAGGCTTGGTGGGTGCCGTGGCTGCGTCCGGCGGCGACGGTGGTGGTGATCTTCACGCTCTACACGAGCCTCGGCACGCTCGGCATCGCGGCCATGCCGTATCTCGCAGACAGCGCGTTGTCGCGCATCGACACCAAGATGCTTGGGTTCAATCCGACGTTTGCTCTGCAACGGTTTCAGACGCCGGGCGTCGTGGAATTTTTCAGCTTCATCTACGCCGCGTTTATCCCGTATATCGATCTTTCGCTATTCTTGGGCTGCTTGGGGCGGCCGCCGGGCGAGCGCGACGAATTCCTCACCGGCTGGGTTCTCACGTATGCAATCAGCTACCTTGGCTATATTTTTATTCCTGCGCATGGGCCAGGGGCTTATCACGCAAGCGAATATCATGTGGCGCTTTCCGGGGGCATGTTTTACGACATCGTCGTGCGCGGCACCGAGCTGTCGGGCGGGTTTCAGGGTGTCTTCCCAAGCCTGCACGTCGGCGGGTCGGTGTATTTATGCTTGTTCGATTTGAAAACCAATCGGCTGCGCGGGTTGACCTATTTGCCGATTGTCGTGCTGATCTACGGTGCGACGTTGATGCTGCGGTATCACTACGTCATCGATCTAATCGCCGGAACGCTGCTGGCCGCGGTCTGTGTCCCGCTCAGTCGGCGCATCGTATTGCATTGGATGCGGCGGCGCGAGGCGGCAAGGCTGCCGGCATTGCCGGGGGGTGAAACCGATGCTCTACCGGCTGTTTAG
- a CDS encoding DUF1328 domain-containing protein, translated as MLYWAAVFFIIALIAAVFGFGGIAVGAASIAKILFFVFLVLFIVSLLFGGLRRGPTI; from the coding sequence ATGTTATATTGGGCTGCAGTGTTTTTCATTATCGCCTTGATTGCCGCAGTGTTTGGCTTTGGCGGGATTGCGGTCGGCGCGGCGTCGATTGCGAAGATTTTGTTCTTCGTGTTCTTGGTGTTGTTTATCGTCAGCTTGCTGTTCGGCGGACTCCGCCGCGGGCCGACGATCTAA
- a CDS encoding A24 family peptidase, which translates to MTAILAIPIEFRLLGLAIIGAWLGSLLNLASYRLAYTPRSISPWSAPRSNAPPRRWSDRLPVVGWFGLRRESPLHGSGFWVRPMFIELLAGVGLAALYWWEVELQALLPEPLHVPVGLPAGAAMIHTLATLHLVYISNALLIGFMIVASLIDVDERLIPDEVTVPGTLLGLLLAAVAPWSLLPVMFREAIPGLGFGPAHLRFLTFTSTQAWPWPTELNRMPDVRSLAIGLACVWLWCIGLMPRSWYSRHGWRRAWGLMWARLRRDRLTRWSLAVGVATSVGVAMVWQISGSRWEALLSALIGMATGGGLIWSVRVIGKAVLGREAMGFGDVTLTAMIGAFLGWQACLVVFFLAPIAGAAIGIAQLLARRKNEIRYGPFLCLAALVAIVRWAMIWESLGAVFALGWLVPATMGACILLIAPLLFLVRFVGDVLRRVVPR; encoded by the coding sequence GTGACTGCGATTCTCGCCATTCCGATCGAATTTCGATTGCTCGGTTTGGCGATCATCGGCGCCTGGCTAGGGTCGCTGCTCAACCTGGCTAGCTATCGGCTGGCCTACACGCCGCGATCGATCAGTCCTTGGTCGGCGCCGCGTTCGAACGCACCGCCGCGGCGATGGAGTGATCGCTTGCCGGTGGTCGGATGGTTCGGATTGCGGCGCGAATCGCCTTTGCACGGGTCGGGGTTTTGGGTCCGGCCGATGTTCATCGAGTTGCTGGCCGGCGTGGGCTTGGCCGCGCTTTATTGGTGGGAAGTGGAGCTTCAGGCCTTGCTCCCCGAACCACTGCACGTGCCGGTCGGATTGCCGGCGGGCGCGGCGATGATCCACACGCTCGCCACGCTCCATCTCGTGTACATCTCCAACGCGCTATTGATCGGATTCATGATCGTCGCATCGCTGATCGATGTCGACGAGCGATTGATTCCCGACGAGGTGACCGTGCCGGGAACGCTGCTGGGACTGCTGCTGGCGGCGGTAGCGCCGTGGTCTTTATTGCCAGTCATGTTTCGTGAAGCAATTCCTGGCCTCGGATTCGGCCCGGCCCACTTGCGATTCCTCACGTTTACATCGACGCAAGCGTGGCCCTGGCCGACGGAATTGAACCGAATGCCGGACGTTCGTTCGCTGGCGATCGGACTGGCATGCGTATGGCTGTGGTGCATCGGGCTGATGCCGCGCTCTTGGTATTCGCGGCACGGATGGCGGCGGGCTTGGGGGCTGATGTGGGCCCGATTGCGGCGAGACCGGCTTACGCGCTGGTCTCTGGCGGTGGGCGTCGCGACCTCGGTCGGCGTCGCGATGGTTTGGCAGATAAGCGGGTCGCGCTGGGAGGCGCTATTGTCGGCCTTGATTGGAATGGCGACCGGCGGGGGCCTGATTTGGTCGGTGCGCGTGATCGGCAAAGCGGTGCTTGGCCGCGAAGCGATGGGCTTCGGCGACGTGACGCTGACGGCAATGATCGGGGCTTTTTTGGGCTGGCAGGCGTGCCTTGTGGTGTTCTTTCTGGCTCCGATTGCCGGCGCCGCGATCGGCATCGCGCAATTGCTGGCGCGGCGGAAAAACGAGATTCGCTACGGCCCGTTTCTTTGCCTTGCTGCGTTGGTGGCCATCGTCCGCTGGGCCATGATATGGGAAAGCCTGGGCGCCGTGTTCGCCCTGGGTTGGCTAGTGCCGGCCACGATGGGCGCCTGCATTCTGCTGATCGCACCGCTTCTGTTTCTCGTGCGGTTTGTGGGCGACGTGCTGCGGCGAGTCGTGCCTCGCTAA
- a CDS encoding ferritin-like domain-containing protein yields the protein MAMQRERKDTSGNHSDATHRVAARDKADHDENEKVSRGQLVDALNGDLQREYQAIISYVVFSQVLKGAAYMDIARELKKHAVEELNHALIIAKQIDYLGGDPATEPMPVRTGKTAEEMLNIDLQNENDTIRNYRLRVRQCEALGEYAVGEYIRQILVQEQEHQSDLATALGKDVPDVSTASEMA from the coding sequence ATGGCCATGCAGCGGGAACGAAAAGACACGAGCGGAAACCATTCCGATGCGACCCATCGGGTCGCCGCGCGCGATAAAGCCGATCACGACGAAAACGAAAAAGTAAGCCGCGGTCAATTGGTCGACGCGCTCAATGGCGATTTGCAGCGCGAATATCAAGCCATCATTTCCTACGTCGTGTTCTCGCAGGTGCTCAAAGGAGCAGCGTACATGGATATCGCCCGCGAACTCAAGAAACATGCTGTCGAAGAATTGAACCACGCCCTCATCATCGCCAAGCAAATCGACTATCTCGGCGGCGACCCGGCCACGGAGCCGATGCCGGTCCGCACCGGCAAGACCGCCGAGGAAATGCTCAATATCGACCTGCAAAACGAGAACGACACCATTCGCAACTACCGGCTCCGCGTGCGGCAGTGCGAAGCGCTTGGCGAATACGCAGTCGGCGAATATATCCGCCAAATTTTGGTCCAAGAGCAAGAACACCAAAGCGATCTGGCCACCGCACTGGGTAAGGACGTGCCGGATGTTTCGACCGCCTCTGAAATGGCATGA